Proteins encoded in a region of the Pseudomonas viciae genome:
- a CDS encoding SDR family oxidoreductase translates to MNSTGNTILVTGSTSGIGLGLALRLHKAGNQVIIAGRRKALLDKIMSEHPGIESVLLDVCDPQSIQRTREALAISHPNLNVLINNAGIMHWEDLTDSQYLNTAEDIVTTNLLGTIRMVYAFTPQLLKQPSATIINVSSALAFVPLPATPTYSATKAAVHSFTQSLRVQLEDSSVEVIELAPPGVRTTLLGQENDEHAMPLDEFLNEIFELLEISPTPQELVVERAKPLRFAEASGSHDEVLKMLAGYKPPAA, encoded by the coding sequence ATGAACAGCACTGGCAACACGATTCTGGTTACCGGCAGCACTTCTGGCATAGGCCTTGGCCTGGCACTCAGGCTTCACAAGGCGGGCAACCAGGTAATCATCGCGGGACGGCGCAAAGCTCTGCTGGACAAGATCATGTCGGAACACCCAGGCATTGAATCCGTCTTGCTGGACGTCTGCGATCCACAATCCATCCAGCGCACCCGCGAAGCACTTGCGATCAGTCACCCGAATCTGAACGTGCTCATCAACAACGCGGGGATCATGCACTGGGAGGATCTGACTGATTCCCAATACCTGAACACAGCCGAAGATATCGTGACAACGAACTTACTGGGCACAATCCGCATGGTGTATGCATTTACTCCCCAACTGCTCAAGCAGCCCAGTGCCACGATTATCAATGTCAGTTCAGCGTTGGCCTTCGTCCCGCTGCCTGCGACACCGACCTACAGCGCAACCAAAGCGGCAGTTCATTCGTTCACTCAAAGCCTTCGAGTGCAGCTAGAGGACTCGTCAGTCGAAGTTATCGAACTTGCGCCACCGGGTGTGCGTACCACTCTGCTTGGCCAGGAAAATGACGAGCACGCCATGCCCCTGGACGAGTTTTTGAATGAGATATTCGAATTGCTCGAGATCTCTCCAACCCCACAAGAACTGGTCGTCGAGCGCGCCAAGCCATTACGGTTTGCTGAAGCGAGCGGTTCACATGATGAGGTGTTGAAAATGCTTGCGGGATACAAACCACCGGCAGCGTGA
- a CDS encoding TetR/AcrR family transcriptional regulator, translating into MTDELVMRSDAKKNRERILEVAVVELTNDPAVALSTIAKKAGVGQGTFYRHFANREALVFEVYQFEMQQVASLAEQLLATKPPKEALREWMDCLVAYAMTKAGLATAIRQAASTYEFPGKSGYAPVQAAAELLLRANEKAGTIRSGVTHDDFFLATAGIWQIDSLSEWRPRLARLMDLVMDGLCAGSPESLKNNV; encoded by the coding sequence ATGACTGACGAATTGGTGATGCGTTCTGACGCCAAGAAAAACCGGGAACGGATACTGGAGGTCGCGGTGGTAGAGCTGACTAACGATCCTGCGGTTGCGCTGAGCACGATTGCGAAGAAAGCCGGGGTAGGACAGGGCACGTTCTATCGCCATTTCGCCAACAGGGAGGCGCTGGTATTCGAGGTCTACCAATTCGAAATGCAGCAAGTGGCCTCGTTGGCCGAACAGCTGCTCGCCACAAAACCCCCTAAGGAGGCCCTCCGAGAGTGGATGGACTGCCTCGTTGCATATGCAATGACCAAGGCGGGACTCGCGACCGCGATACGGCAAGCAGCCTCTACTTACGAATTTCCTGGGAAGTCGGGATACGCGCCGGTCCAGGCAGCCGCCGAGTTGCTTTTGAGGGCTAATGAAAAGGCCGGAACGATTCGTAGCGGGGTTACCCACGACGACTTTTTTCTAGCCACTGCTGGAATATGGCAAATAGATTCCCTGAGCGAATGGCGCCCACGTCTCGCCAGATTGATGGACTTGGTGATGGATGGTCTATGCGCAGGTAGCCCTGAAAGCCTGAAGAATAACGTGTAG
- the dctA gene encoding C4-dicarboxylate transporter DctA, translating to MEISKSRWYGQLYVQVLIGIVIGAAIGYFVPDIGAKLQPFADGFIKLIKMLLAPIIFGTVVVGIAKMGNIKEVGRIGVKALIYFEILSTIALVVGLIVVNIVKPGVGMNINASALDGGAISKYSQAASEQGGTIDFFLNIIPQTFIGAFSNGVMLQVILLSVLMGVALVQMGETSKPLINTLDLFLQGLFKIVAMVMRLAPIGAGAGMAFTIGKYGIGTLLSLGQLLVALYITTLFFIVVVLGTVARWSGMPLLQFLRYFKDEILITLGTCSTEAVLPRMMVKLEKLGCKKSVVGMVLPTGYTFNADGTCIYLTMAAIFIAQATNTPLTFVDQMILLGVFLLTSKGSAGVAGAGFVTLAATLTTIHSIPLVGLVLLLGIDRFLNEARAVTNLIGNGIGTIAIAKWDNSFDVEACEREIAAMKHQKATRKALLAQK from the coding sequence GTGGAAATCTCCAAGTCCCGCTGGTATGGCCAGCTGTATGTGCAAGTGCTGATCGGCATCGTGATCGGAGCAGCAATCGGTTACTTCGTGCCTGATATCGGAGCCAAGCTGCAACCCTTTGCCGATGGCTTCATCAAACTGATCAAAATGCTGTTGGCGCCCATTATTTTCGGTACGGTCGTTGTGGGTATCGCAAAGATGGGCAACATCAAAGAAGTCGGCCGGATTGGCGTAAAAGCGCTGATCTACTTCGAGATTCTTTCAACCATCGCCCTGGTCGTCGGCCTCATTGTGGTCAACATCGTGAAGCCTGGCGTCGGTATGAACATCAACGCCAGCGCGCTTGATGGAGGTGCCATTAGCAAATACAGCCAAGCTGCCAGTGAGCAAGGCGGCACCATTGATTTCTTTCTCAATATCATCCCGCAAACCTTCATCGGCGCATTCTCCAATGGCGTCATGCTTCAGGTCATCCTGCTTTCGGTATTGATGGGTGTGGCCCTGGTTCAAATGGGTGAAACCAGCAAGCCGCTGATCAACACCCTTGATCTGTTCCTGCAAGGTCTGTTCAAGATCGTTGCAATGGTCATGCGCTTGGCGCCGATTGGCGCGGGTGCCGGCATGGCTTTCACGATCGGCAAATACGGGATTGGCACCTTGCTGTCACTCGGCCAGTTGCTGGTCGCGCTCTACATCACGACCTTGTTTTTCATCGTGGTCGTGCTGGGTACGGTTGCTCGATGGTCGGGCATGCCGCTTCTGCAATTTCTTCGTTATTTCAAAGATGAAATCCTCATCACCCTTGGCACCTGCTCAACCGAAGCCGTGCTGCCACGAATGATGGTGAAACTTGAAAAGCTTGGCTGCAAAAAATCGGTAGTGGGCATGGTGTTGCCTACGGGGTACACCTTCAATGCGGACGGCACCTGCATCTATCTCACCATGGCCGCGATCTTTATCGCCCAGGCGACCAATACGCCACTGACCTTTGTGGATCAGATGATTCTGCTGGGCGTGTTCCTGCTGACTTCAAAAGGCTCGGCTGGGGTGGCGGGTGCGGGGTTTGTGACACTGGCTGCAACGCTCACAACCATTCACTCCATTCCTCTGGTCGGCCTCGTTTTGCTCCTGGGCATTGACCGGTTCCTCAACGAAGCGCGCGCCGTGACCAACCTGATCGGTAACGGCATCGGCACCATCGCCATTGCCAAGTGGGACAACTCGTTCGATGTCGAGGCCTGCGAGCGTGAGATCGCCGCCATGAAACACCAAAAGGCGACAAGAAAGGCATTGCTGGCGCAAAAATAA
- a CDS encoding mandelate racemase/muconate lactonizing enzyme family protein, with amino-acid sequence MRIVDIREKTVSIASPIANAYIDFSKMTCSVVAVITDVIRDGKPVIGYGFNSNGRYGQGALMRDRFLGRITEADPDTLVDHENNNLDPFAIWKTLMTNEKPGGHGERSVAVGTIDMAVWDAVAKIEGKPLYRLLADRYRNGVADDKVWVYAAGGYYYPGKDQTKLKAEMQSYLDRGYDVVKMKIGAVPLDEDIRRIEAVLEVVGDGRRLAVDANGRFDLQTGIAYAEAIKKYNLFWYEEVGDPLDYALQAELANHYELPMATGENLFSHQDARNLLRHGGMRPDRDYLQFDCALSYGLVEYMRTLKVMEEMGWSSRRVVPHGGHQMSLNIAAGLHLGGNESYPDVFQPFGGFADGIRVENGYVGLPDIPGVGFEAKSALYAVMRELGEG; translated from the coding sequence ATGCGCATCGTAGACATTCGTGAAAAAACTGTTTCCATTGCCTCCCCAATCGCTAACGCCTACATCGATTTTTCGAAAATGACCTGCTCGGTTGTCGCGGTCATCACTGATGTGATCCGCGATGGGAAGCCTGTCATTGGCTACGGTTTCAACTCCAATGGTCGCTATGGCCAAGGCGCACTGATGCGTGATCGTTTCCTGGGGCGGATTACGGAAGCGGATCCAGACACGCTCGTCGACCATGAAAACAACAACCTGGATCCGTTCGCCATCTGGAAAACCTTGATGACCAACGAAAAGCCAGGCGGCCATGGCGAGCGCTCTGTCGCCGTTGGCACCATCGACATGGCGGTATGGGATGCCGTCGCCAAGATTGAAGGCAAACCGCTGTATCGCCTGCTGGCCGACCGTTACCGTAACGGCGTGGCCGATGACAAGGTCTGGGTCTATGCAGCGGGCGGCTACTACTACCCTGGCAAAGACCAGACCAAGCTCAAGGCAGAAATGCAGAGCTATCTGGATCGTGGCTACGACGTCGTCAAGATGAAGATTGGTGCGGTACCGCTGGACGAAGACATCCGCCGCATCGAAGCGGTACTTGAAGTGGTTGGCGACGGCCGTCGGTTGGCGGTCGACGCCAATGGTCGTTTCGATCTTCAGACCGGTATTGCGTACGCTGAAGCCATCAAGAAGTACAACCTCTTCTGGTACGAAGAGGTTGGCGATCCGCTGGACTACGCACTCCAGGCCGAGCTTGCCAATCACTATGAACTGCCCATGGCTACCGGTGAAAACCTGTTCTCTCACCAGGATGCCCGTAACCTGCTGCGCCACGGTGGCATGCGCCCCGATCGCGACTACCTCCAGTTCGACTGCGCTCTGTCCTACGGGCTCGTGGAGTACATGCGCACCCTGAAGGTGATGGAAGAAATGGGTTGGTCTTCCCGCCGCGTAGTGCCCCATGGCGGTCACCAGATGTCCCTGAACATCGCAGCAGGTCTGCACCTGGGCGGCAACGAATCCTACCCGGATGTGTTCCAGCCGTTCGGCGGCTTCGCTGACGGCATCCGCGTGGAAAACGGCTATGTCGGTCTGCCGGATATTCCAGGTGTCGGCTTCGAGGCCAAGTCCGCTTTGTACGCAGTGATGCGTGAGTTGGGCGAAGGCTGA
- a CDS encoding LysR family transcriptional regulator, translated as MELVWLEDFSALAEYGSFVRAAEARHVTQPAFSRRVRSLESWMGVQLFVRTPQGATLTEAGRQILPSAQEAARRLYRMRNEAQEVAGMAAKSLQFAATHSLSFTFFPKWLRSSENGAPIEAVQLHSDSMAACEQMLIHGQVQFLLCHRHPDVPPLLAPDQFIGKKVGEDVLVPLASACANFGTSPAALPYLAYTHESGLGRIVAHRLRGKEDYLHLKPLFSSHLAAVLMSMALESKGVAWLPRSLTEQEILDGRLVRALDESWDIPLEIHLTRPAAPLSQSAEEFWARVGQ; from the coding sequence TTGGAACTCGTTTGGCTTGAAGATTTTTCAGCGCTTGCGGAGTACGGCAGCTTTGTTCGGGCGGCTGAAGCGCGGCACGTTACCCAGCCGGCATTCAGCCGCAGAGTGCGCTCGTTAGAGAGTTGGATGGGGGTGCAGTTGTTCGTTCGAACGCCTCAAGGCGCGACGCTTACTGAAGCTGGCAGGCAAATTTTGCCAAGTGCCCAAGAGGCTGCCAGGCGCTTGTACAGAATGCGCAACGAGGCTCAAGAGGTTGCTGGAATGGCCGCCAAGTCGCTTCAATTCGCGGCAACTCACTCCCTGTCGTTTACATTTTTTCCCAAGTGGCTGCGAAGCTCAGAGAACGGTGCCCCCATTGAGGCTGTGCAACTGCATTCAGACAGCATGGCTGCCTGTGAGCAGATGCTGATACATGGCCAGGTTCAGTTTCTGCTCTGCCACCGCCATCCCGATGTTCCACCGCTACTGGCTCCTGATCAGTTCATCGGCAAGAAGGTGGGTGAAGACGTTCTCGTTCCTCTTGCGAGTGCCTGCGCTAACTTCGGCACCTCGCCTGCGGCATTGCCGTACCTCGCTTACACCCATGAATCCGGGTTGGGGCGTATCGTCGCGCACAGACTGCGTGGCAAAGAAGATTACCTTCACCTCAAACCGCTCTTTAGCAGCCACCTTGCAGCGGTGCTAATGTCCATGGCCCTGGAAAGCAAAGGCGTGGCCTGGTTGCCCAGGAGCCTCACCGAGCAAGAAATACTGGATGGGCGCCTGGTCAGAGCGCTCGACGAAAGCTGGGATATACCGCTGGAAATTCATCTGACCCGTCCAGCCGCGCCACTCAGTCAATCTGCCGAAGAGTTCTGGGCCAGGGTGGGGCAGTGA
- a CDS encoding sugar ABC transporter substrate-binding protein: MRRCTLLFATLLLLFSQWAAADYRIGVSIARVDDNFMTYVRNGLDEAAKKENVQIQFEDAQGDVVRQLNQVQGFINQKVDAVIVLPVDTSATANITRAAVEAKTPLVYVNRHPDERTLPKGVVTVASNDIEAGQLQMRYLAEKLGGKGNLAIIMGDLAQNATHDRTEGVKQVLKDYPGIKIVEQQSAEWQRSKGMDLTSNWLLAGSRFDAIVANNDEMAIGAAMALQQAGKAKGEIAIVGIDGLPDGLAAIKRGMLVASVFQDPKAQASSAVQAALKMIKGEPVETDVWVPFQLIKPEQLAVFEQHYK; encoded by the coding sequence ATGCGTCGTTGCACACTGCTTTTCGCCACCCTGCTGTTGCTTTTCAGCCAATGGGCCGCCGCCGACTATCGCATCGGCGTCAGCATCGCCAGGGTCGACGACAACTTCATGACCTACGTGCGTAACGGCCTGGACGAGGCCGCGAAAAAGGAAAACGTGCAGATTCAATTCGAGGACGCCCAAGGCGATGTGGTGCGCCAACTCAACCAGGTCCAGGGTTTTATCAACCAGAAAGTGGATGCGGTCATTGTCCTGCCGGTGGACACCTCCGCCACGGCCAACATCACCCGCGCCGCGGTCGAAGCGAAGACCCCGCTGGTCTACGTCAACCGTCACCCGGACGAGCGTACCTTGCCCAAAGGCGTGGTCACGGTAGCGTCCAATGACATTGAGGCCGGACAGCTGCAAATGCGCTACCTGGCCGAAAAGCTCGGAGGCAAGGGCAACCTCGCGATCATCATGGGCGACCTGGCGCAAAACGCTACCCACGACCGCACCGAAGGCGTCAAACAGGTGCTCAAGGATTATCCCGGGATCAAGATTGTCGAGCAGCAAAGTGCCGAGTGGCAGCGCAGCAAAGGGATGGACCTGACCAGTAATTGGTTGCTGGCTGGGAGCCGTTTCGATGCCATCGTCGCCAACAACGACGAGATGGCCATCGGTGCAGCCATGGCGTTGCAGCAGGCCGGCAAAGCCAAGGGCGAGATTGCGATTGTCGGTATCGACGGCTTGCCTGACGGCCTGGCGGCCATCAAGCGCGGGATGCTGGTCGCCTCGGTATTCCAGGACCCCAAGGCCCAGGCGAGCAGCGCGGTACAAGCAGCACTCAAGATGATCAAGGGAGAGCCGGTGGAAACGGACGTCTGGGTACCCTTTCAGTTGATCAAGCCTGAGCAATTGGCGGTGTTTGAACAACATTACAAGTAG
- a CDS encoding TIM barrel protein, whose product MSFTPFKLAISAEMVFLDLPFTERVKRIHALGFSVEIWNWTTKDIQALVATGADFTSMTGYISGNLTDPEDIQQLLDSAQESLAVAAQLGCPSLNLHGTGLGDQGLPVKPVAQTTGRMWLSACKTLEKIARLGEDAGRVFLLENLNTEVDHPGTPFARADDTLALIEAVGSPHLKMNLDLYHAQIGEGNLIELIQRAGSAIGEIQVADVPGRMEPGTGEIHYRAIARALFGMGYSGVVGLEGWASGDSEVALERFRQAFTLDG is encoded by the coding sequence ATGAGTTTCACACCCTTCAAACTGGCGATCAGCGCCGAGATGGTCTTCCTCGACCTGCCCTTTACCGAGCGAGTCAAACGCATCCATGCGCTGGGCTTCAGCGTCGAGATATGGAACTGGACGACCAAAGACATCCAAGCCCTCGTAGCGACCGGCGCGGATTTCACCTCCATGACCGGCTACATCTCGGGCAACCTGACCGATCCCGAGGATATCCAGCAACTGCTCGACAGCGCCCAGGAATCCTTGGCGGTCGCCGCTCAATTGGGTTGCCCAAGCCTGAACCTGCATGGCACCGGCCTGGGTGATCAGGGATTGCCGGTCAAACCCGTTGCCCAGACCACCGGCCGCATGTGGTTGAGCGCCTGCAAGACGCTGGAAAAAATCGCTCGCCTGGGCGAAGACGCGGGTCGGGTATTCCTGCTGGAGAACCTCAACACTGAAGTCGACCACCCGGGCACGCCTTTCGCCCGTGCCGACGATACCCTGGCGCTGATCGAGGCCGTGGGCAGCCCGCACCTGAAGATGAACCTGGACCTCTATCACGCACAGATCGGCGAAGGAAACCTGATCGAACTGATCCAGCGCGCCGGCAGCGCCATCGGCGAAATCCAGGTCGCCGACGTCCCGGGTCGCATGGAGCCCGGGACCGGCGAAATCCACTATCGCGCCATTGCCAGGGCCTTGTTCGGCATGGGATACAGCGGTGTCGTCGGCCTCGAAGGCTGGGCCAGCGGTGACAGTGAAGTCGCGCTTGAGCGTTTCAGACAGGCCTTCACGCTTGATGGATGA
- a CDS encoding Gfo/Idh/MocA family oxidoreductase, translating to MSTSKTIRLGLIGAGRMGSFHGLTAARHIPGACLAAIADPTPGQAARLAAELDVQKVYVDPQQLLDDPDIDAVLIAAPARSHAELVISAARAGKSVFCEKPMAITLDEADRAIAAAADAQVTLQVGFNRRFARSFRTAHLDVVAGRIGTPQLLRSLTRDPALNNPAASPQWVIFLETLIHDFDTLRYLNPGAEAVEVFVMADALIAPAYKDKGFLDTAVVTIRFDNGAIATAEANFQAVYGYDVRGEVFGSAGMLTMGNVNDSDLLRYLASGVQADTQRMDTDLLRDAYVAELNHFVGCVRSGEKPLASGEDARAALAIARACIESFQLGKPVRVQGARS from the coding sequence ATGAGCACATCCAAGACCATTCGCCTTGGCCTCATCGGCGCCGGTCGCATGGGCAGCTTTCACGGCCTGACCGCCGCCCGTCACATCCCCGGCGCGTGCCTCGCCGCCATCGCCGACCCCACCCCCGGCCAAGCCGCACGCCTGGCGGCAGAACTGGACGTGCAGAAGGTCTATGTCGATCCACAGCAACTGCTTGATGACCCGGACATCGACGCCGTGCTGATTGCCGCCCCGGCACGCAGCCATGCCGAACTGGTGATCAGTGCGGCCCGGGCCGGCAAAAGTGTGTTCTGTGAAAAACCGATGGCCATCACCCTGGACGAAGCGGACCGCGCCATCGCCGCCGCTGCCGATGCACAGGTGACGCTACAAGTCGGCTTCAACCGGCGCTTTGCCAGAAGTTTCCGCACCGCTCATCTGGACGTGGTTGCCGGCCGGATCGGTACGCCACAACTGCTGCGCTCGCTGACACGCGACCCGGCGCTGAACAACCCCGCCGCGTCACCGCAATGGGTGATCTTCCTGGAAACCCTGATCCATGACTTCGATACCCTGCGCTATCTGAATCCAGGTGCCGAAGCGGTTGAGGTTTTTGTAATGGCCGATGCCCTGATCGCACCGGCCTACAAGGACAAAGGATTTCTCGACACAGCGGTGGTCACGATCCGCTTCGACAATGGCGCCATCGCCACGGCCGAGGCCAATTTCCAAGCGGTCTATGGCTACGATGTCCGCGGCGAAGTGTTCGGCAGCGCAGGCATGCTGACCATGGGCAACGTCAACGACTCTGACCTGCTGCGCTACCTGGCCAGTGGGGTCCAGGCTGACACCCAGCGCATGGACACCGACTTGCTGCGTGATGCCTATGTGGCCGAGCTCAACCACTTTGTCGGTTGCGTGCGCAGCGGCGAAAAACCTCTGGCCAGCGGTGAAGATGCCCGGGCGGCACTGGCCATTGCTCGCGCCTGTATCGAGTCCTTCCAACTGGGCAAACCGGTGCGCGTGCAAGGAGCTCGTTCATGA
- a CDS encoding sigma-54 interaction domain-containing protein, with amino-acid sequence MNQQPAALSAEDRDYLTALGPASLNEGPSTALDEAWRACLQGETDRPVGIRQVIWESWLRSVNAGLDPEDGEYRFVAPADLTATLAANRVLIAAAAQVMRGLLAYNPKGHINLTDTEGTTLYFCGLDLTPIGSRLLESVQGTNCTGLAIVEDRLVYVLAEENFGLGLRQRRMHCAAAPIRDAQGRTLGMLTLTAEPGWFHFHTLGTVQAAAEAVSRQMALQALLEEQQTVLEVLNEGLVVLDEQGCIKALNHYARQLFRVGRDLLGSPFKSLGRSELTDAILLGGGEGVRDLDCTFELHDHSHLACLVSVCPLEQGGRIVSLRENRRIREITRRIMGTQASYTFETILGRSRAIQDAVHLARIASRSDSTTLILGESGTGKELFAQAIHNASDRCGGPFVAVNCGAIPRDLVQSELFGHVEGAFTGSARGGSAGKFELADGGTIFLDEIGDMSFDAQVSLLRVLQEGEVTRVGAKKSLRVNVRIIAATHRNLSQAVAEGAFREDLYYRLNVLNLTVPPLRMRREDVPLLARHFLARCARSLRKSVRDLSPGALDRLGAYHWPGNVRELENVIERATNLAMTDLILPSDLALDIRQQGRPSRWGSAPEPQTAPDLGTHEMNAIIAALKDTRGNIRLAAQRLNVSRGGLYNKMNRFGLRIEAFRSTLD; translated from the coding sequence ATGAATCAGCAACCTGCAGCCTTGAGCGCCGAAGACCGCGATTACCTCACCGCGCTGGGTCCTGCGTCGTTGAACGAAGGGCCCAGCACTGCGCTGGATGAGGCGTGGCGAGCGTGCTTGCAGGGGGAAACCGATCGCCCTGTCGGGATCAGGCAGGTGATTTGGGAGTCCTGGTTGCGCAGCGTCAACGCCGGTCTCGATCCGGAAGATGGCGAGTACCGTTTTGTCGCGCCCGCCGACCTGACTGCGACACTGGCAGCCAACCGGGTGTTGATCGCCGCGGCGGCGCAAGTCATGCGCGGTTTGCTCGCCTACAACCCCAAGGGCCATATCAACCTGACCGATACCGAAGGCACGACGTTGTATTTTTGTGGCCTGGACCTCACCCCCATAGGCAGTCGACTGCTGGAGTCGGTACAGGGCACCAATTGCACCGGGCTGGCGATCGTCGAAGACCGTTTGGTCTATGTGCTGGCCGAGGAGAACTTCGGGCTTGGCTTGCGCCAGCGCCGCATGCATTGCGCCGCCGCGCCAATCCGGGATGCTCAAGGCCGAACCCTGGGTATGTTGACCTTGACGGCAGAACCAGGCTGGTTTCATTTCCATACGCTGGGCACTGTCCAGGCGGCGGCCGAGGCGGTCTCGAGGCAGATGGCGCTGCAAGCCTTGCTGGAAGAACAACAAACAGTCCTTGAGGTACTCAACGAGGGCTTGGTGGTATTGGATGAGCAGGGCTGCATCAAGGCGCTCAACCATTACGCCCGACAGTTGTTCCGCGTGGGCCGTGACCTGCTGGGCAGTCCGTTCAAGAGCCTGGGGCGGAGCGAGTTGACCGATGCAATCCTGCTCGGGGGCGGGGAAGGGGTGCGAGACCTGGATTGCACCTTTGAACTGCACGACCACAGCCATCTGGCATGCCTGGTGTCGGTTTGCCCGCTGGAACAAGGCGGGCGGATTGTTTCGTTGCGCGAAAACCGACGCATCCGGGAAATCACCCGGCGGATCATGGGCACCCAGGCCAGCTACACCTTCGAAACCATCCTGGGTCGCTCACGGGCGATTCAGGATGCAGTGCACCTGGCACGGATTGCCAGTCGCAGTGATTCGACCACGCTGATCCTCGGCGAGAGCGGCACAGGCAAGGAGCTGTTCGCCCAGGCGATCCATAATGCCAGCGACCGTTGCGGTGGTCCTTTCGTGGCGGTCAATTGCGGGGCCATTCCCCGTGATCTGGTGCAGAGCGAACTGTTCGGTCATGTCGAAGGCGCTTTCACCGGATCGGCGCGCGGTGGTTCGGCAGGCAAGTTCGAATTGGCCGATGGCGGGACGATCTTCCTCGACGAAATCGGTGACATGTCCTTTGATGCGCAGGTCAGCTTGCTGCGTGTCCTGCAGGAAGGCGAGGTGACACGGGTGGGGGCGAAAAAATCGCTGCGGGTCAACGTTCGCATCATTGCCGCCACTCACCGCAACCTGAGTCAGGCGGTGGCCGAAGGCGCCTTTCGTGAGGACCTTTATTACCGGCTCAACGTGCTGAACCTGACGGTGCCGCCACTGCGGATGCGCCGCGAGGACGTGCCGTTGCTGGCGCGGCATTTTCTCGCGCGGTGTGCCCGGTCGCTACGCAAGTCGGTGCGCGACCTTTCACCTGGTGCGCTGGATAGGCTTGGCGCCTATCACTGGCCGGGCAATGTTCGCGAGCTGGAAAACGTCATTGAGCGGGCGACCAATCTGGCGATGACCGACCTGATCCTACCGAGCGATCTTGCACTGGACATCCGGCAGCAAGGGCGGCCATCGAGGTGGGGAAGCGCCCCAGAGCCTCAGACGGCTCCGGACCTTGGCACCCATGAAATGAATGCAATCATCGCCGCCCTCAAAGACACGCGCGGAAACATCCGCCTGGCTGCTCAACGCTTGAATGTGTCGCGTGGTGGGTTGTACAACAAAATGAATCGATTCGGGCTCAGGATTGAGGCGTTCCGTTCAACGTTGGACTGA
- a CDS encoding AraC family transcriptional regulator — protein sequence MNNPLAPHLDIALRHAPPGLTITPIPRVDICVGRGSTDKAPCLYRSMICFILQGSKRVAINDTLLSYDSEQYLISALDLPLIGQIIDAEGGQPYVAVSLVLDPAMLAELAATMPPVRESVQKGIGITINPMTASLRDTLLRLLSLLDTPADIPVLGPMVERELLYRLLQGPQGKLLRQIAQPDGALGSIRRAVAWIRDNYTARLRIEALCNASGMSRASLHRHFLSMTGLSPIQYQKQLRLQEARQLLLAGEHRASDVAFAVGYESASQFSREYLRQFGASPARDVREIRQAIGTSTEA from the coding sequence ATGAACAACCCTCTTGCACCGCATCTTGATATAGCCCTGCGCCACGCGCCCCCGGGTTTGACTATCACACCGATCCCGCGTGTAGACATCTGTGTCGGGCGAGGTTCTACAGACAAGGCGCCATGCCTGTATCGCTCGATGATCTGCTTCATCCTGCAAGGCTCGAAGCGCGTTGCGATTAACGACACTCTTCTGAGCTACGACAGTGAGCAATATCTCATCAGCGCCCTGGATCTGCCTCTGATCGGACAGATTATAGATGCTGAAGGGGGGCAGCCCTACGTTGCGGTATCGCTCGTGCTGGACCCGGCCATGCTGGCGGAATTGGCGGCGACCATGCCGCCGGTTCGCGAGAGCGTACAAAAGGGGATTGGCATCACTATAAATCCGATGACCGCTTCGCTGCGCGACACGTTGCTGCGCTTATTGTCGCTGCTCGACACGCCTGCCGATATCCCTGTTCTCGGCCCCATGGTCGAACGGGAATTGCTCTATCGTCTCCTACAGGGTCCTCAAGGAAAGCTACTGCGTCAGATTGCCCAACCCGATGGAGCACTGGGTAGCATCCGGCGGGCCGTTGCTTGGATCAGGGATAATTACACTGCCCGACTTCGTATCGAGGCGTTGTGCAATGCCAGCGGCATGAGCCGGGCAAGTCTGCATCGCCATTTTCTGTCGATGACGGGCCTCAGTCCTATCCAGTATCAGAAACAGCTCAGATTGCAGGAAGCTCGCCAGCTTTTGCTTGCCGGCGAGCATCGGGCGTCTGACGTGGCGTTCGCTGTCGGCTATGAAAGCGCATCACAGTTTAGCCGTGAATATCTACGGCAATTCGGCGCATCACCTGCACGCGACGTGCGCGAGATACGGCAGGCGATCGGCACTTCAACAGAGGCGTAA